The Methanofervidicoccus abyssi genome includes a region encoding these proteins:
- a CDS encoding M20 family metallo-hydrolase encodes MNNIVKETVEIASDLIRIKSVNPAFGGTGEEEKGKYILNKLRKYIEKYKIENCHITNYNTVDDKGILRPNIVAKFDFKRSRTLHIISHMDTVPEGELSLWESHPYEPRIEDGKIYGRGSEDNHKGIVSSLILLKMIFESENFNPRYNLSLIFLSDEECGSKYGIQHLLKHEEEIFSKDDLIIVPDFGTPEGNYIEVAEKGILWIRFKIRGNQCHGSAPHKGINTNILSANFIRDLYNKLYSKYNREDLLFSPPYSTFEPTIIINNVENVNTIPGYIEFTLDCRVLPDYKLVEVLRDIEEFIEDFRKNLDRYLIHYDRKSLDEVSIEYEILQRGDPSKTPEDSEIVVEISKAIKKVLDKEPILCGMGGGTIGAFLRYKNYDTVVWGIGEETAHQPNEHIKIEDLINMAKVYYEVLNDES; translated from the coding sequence ATGAATAATATAGTTAAAGAGACTGTAGAAATAGCTTCCGATTTAATCAGGATAAAATCTGTTAATCCAGCTTTCGGGGGTACTGGAGAGGAAGAAAAGGGAAAATACATATTAAATAAACTGAGAAAATATATAGAGAAGTATAAGATAGAAAACTGTCATATCACTAACTACAATACAGTGGACGATAAAGGGATATTAAGACCGAATATTGTCGCGAAATTCGACTTTAAAAGGAGCAGAACTTTACATATCATCTCCCATATGGATACAGTACCAGAAGGAGAGTTAAGTCTCTGGGAATCTCATCCCTATGAACCAAGAATAGAAGACGGAAAGATATACGGGAGAGGTAGCGAAGATAACCACAAAGGAATAGTATCTTCACTGATACTTTTAAAGATGATATTTGAAAGTGAGAATTTTAATCCAAGATATAATCTAAGTTTAATATTTCTATCTGATGAGGAGTGCGGAAGTAAATACGGTATTCAACACCTCTTGAAGCACGAGGAAGAAATATTTAGTAAAGATGATCTAATAATAGTGCCAGATTTTGGAACTCCTGAAGGAAACTATATAGAGGTTGCAGAGAAAGGTATACTCTGGATCAGATTTAAGATAAGGGGAAACCAGTGTCATGGAAGTGCTCCACATAAGGGGATAAATACTAATATTCTAAGTGCAAACTTTATAAGAGATTTGTATAATAAACTTTACTCCAAGTACAACAGAGAGGATCTCCTTTTTTCTCCGCCTTACTCAACCTTTGAACCTACTATAATAATCAACAATGTAGAGAATGTGAATACTATCCCTGGGTATATAGAGTTCACCTTAGACTGTAGGGTACTGCCAGATTATAAACTTGTAGAGGTTTTAAGAGATATCGAGGAGTTTATAGAGGATTTCAGAAAAAACCTTGATAGGTATCTAATACATTACGACAGAAAATCCTTAGATGAGGTTTCCATAGAGTATGAGATACTTCAAAGAGGAGATCCCTCAAAAACTCCTGAAGACTCCGAGATCGTCGTAGAAATAAGTAAGGCTATAAAAAAGGTACTGGATAAGGAACCTATTCTCTGTGGTATGGGGGGAGGTACTATAGGGGCATTCCTGAGGTATAAAAACTACGATACTGTGGTGTGGGGAATAGGTGAAGAAACTGCACATCAACCTAACGAGCATATAAAGATAGAGGATCTGATAAATATGGCCAAGGTTTATTATGAAGTACTTAATGATGAATCTTAA
- the cutA gene encoding divalent-cation tolerance protein CutA — protein MEYIIVFITVPNLEVGEKIGNTLVEEKLAACVNIIPEIKSVYFWKGNVENDNEHLLIIKTRKDKFKSLEKKIKEIHPYEVPEIVAIPIVLGSTDYLNWIDETLEE, from the coding sequence ATGGAATATATCATTGTCTTTATAACTGTCCCAAACTTGGAAGTTGGAGAGAAGATAGGAAATACACTTGTTGAGGAGAAACTTGCCGCCTGTGTAAATATAATCCCTGAGATTAAATCTGTGTATTTTTGGAAGGGAAATGTAGAAAACGACAACGAGCATCTACTTATTATTAAAACAAGAAAGGATAAATTCAAAAGTTTGGAAAAGAAGATAAAGGAAATCCACCCCTATGAAGTACCAGAAATCGTCGCTATACCTATTGTCTTAGGTTCTACGGACTATTTAAACTGGATAGATGAGACTCTAGAAGAGTAA
- a CDS encoding sugar phosphate isomerase/epimerase family protein has protein sequence MKFGVSSLVFLPEPLQSSMEKIVEAHFEAWEIVCEGHHQLTPENIAYLRELKDSYDVDIIVHAPFSDLNPASMNSRVRKLTVQCIVEAIEGASELNGKVVVVHPGYVPPLWANYLEEVRDNNYSTLMEILEVAEDCRIVIGLENMPHYPGMGILGTTLEDIKGMVEGIDSKYLGITFDIGHAHTVVYNNVSMCKTLEDFIYNLDKVGRGIVHVHCHDNRGKADEHLKLGDGSIDFFRVFKALKDIGYSNIITFESKNLRDAIKSREIANEIISNIL, from the coding sequence ATGAAATTTGGAGTATCCTCCTTAGTATTCCTACCTGAACCTCTTCAGAGTTCCATGGAGAAGATCGTAGAAGCTCACTTTGAAGCCTGGGAGATTGTATGTGAGGGACATCATCAACTGACACCTGAAAATATTGCATATCTTAGGGAGTTGAAAGATAGTTACGACGTGGATATTATAGTACATGCCCCCTTTTCAGATCTCAATCCTGCCTCTATGAACAGTAGGGTAAGAAAGCTGACAGTCCAGTGTATTGTGGAGGCTATAGAAGGCGCCTCTGAACTTAATGGGAAGGTTGTAGTAGTACATCCTGGTTATGTTCCCCCACTTTGGGCAAATTATCTCGAGGAGGTAAGAGATAACAACTACTCCACACTGATGGAGATCCTGGAAGTGGCAGAGGATTGTAGGATTGTGATAGGTTTAGAGAATATGCCTCACTACCCAGGGATGGGGATTCTGGGGACTACCTTAGAAGATATAAAGGGGATGGTGGAAGGTATAGACTCTAAGTATCTAGGTATAACCTTTGATATAGGCCATGCTCACACTGTAGTATATAATAATGTCTCTATGTGTAAAACCTTGGAAGATTTCATATACAACTTGGATAAGGTAGGTAGGGGTATTGTACATGTCCACTGCCACGACAACAGAGGGAAGGCTGATGAACATCTCAAATTAGGAGATGGAAGTATAGACTTCTTTAGAGTATTTAAAGCTTTAAAGGATATAGGATATAGTAATATTATAACCTTCGAATCCAAGAATCTAAGGGATGCTATTAAAAGTAGAGAAATAGCCAATGAGATCATTTCAAATATCCTTTAG
- the pyrI gene encoding aspartate carbamoyltransferase regulatory subunit, producing MERSLKVRPIENGTVIDHITKGKALNVYRVLNIGKETTVTIAMYVPSKKYGKKDILKIEGVELSEEDVNKIALISPNATINIIKNRNVVKKFKVKIPDFITGILKCTNPNCITNIERVSGKFKVEKKNPLKIRCIYCEKFLNTIEIPK from the coding sequence ATGGAAAGGAGTTTGAAAGTTAGGCCTATTGAAAATGGGACTGTGATAGATCATATAACAAAAGGTAAGGCATTGAATGTCTACAGGGTACTCAACATAGGAAAGGAGACTACAGTAACTATAGCCATGTATGTGCCCTCTAAGAAGTATGGGAAGAAAGATATACTGAAGATAGAAGGAGTAGAGCTCTCAGAAGAGGATGTGAATAAAATAGCACTTATATCCCCAAATGCCACAATCAATATAATAAAAAATAGGAATGTTGTAAAGAAGTTTAAAGTAAAGATCCCTGATTTTATAACTGGAATTTTAAAATGTACAAACCCAAACTGTATAACTAACATTGAAAGAGTGTCTGGTAAATTCAAGGTTGAGAAAAAGAATCCTCTGAAGATAAGGTGCATATACTGTGAAAAGTTTTTGAATACCATAGAGATACCGAAATAA
- a CDS encoding DUF515 domain-containing protein: MPNNSFRDKLKKIKTKSRRIPKIKLNITIYIIMVISIALISFIAYNIYHAEIMKRAENSKKLEEAKITGINNLKNMFSSYPNDPRLSIYINDIENSNSEEEIKKILNNAENYIKLKRYKEKVIKNIKNIYGKYYLESLYAQYITNKIQNANSTEEIDLILKKSNIEENAKMYYLKSIENSVSPDKYYALPVFGKKIIMSGKELIDYVKKLNLEDIKNLKITPVSFNEVALVVPAPQCGKMPLEGSKIEIYDRKNASMEPIPGIVNSSYVILSDINYEEIKNVSGILSEDGDTTSLTDISKIKYSLQNVPGVLYATAAGKLDYYKIINKFGRYGEKLNKITSDTQIFDKNAEYLLIVSVPSDDISKLLSIKDIYIAIEK, translated from the coding sequence ATGCCAAATAACAGTTTCAGAGATAAACTAAAAAAGATAAAAACAAAGAGTAGACGAATACCTAAGATTAAATTAAATATTACAATTTATATAATAATGGTCATCTCCATAGCACTAATATCCTTTATAGCATATAATATATATCACGCGGAGATAATGAAACGTGCTGAAAATAGTAAAAAGCTGGAAGAGGCTAAAATTACGGGTATCAATAACCTTAAAAATATGTTTTCAAGTTATCCTAATGATCCTCGTCTTAGTATCTATATAAATGATATTGAAAACAGTAACTCTGAGGAAGAAATAAAGAAAATACTAAATAACGCTGAAAATTATATCAAACTTAAGAGATATAAGGAAAAAGTTATTAAAAATATTAAAAATATCTATGGAAAATACTATTTAGAAAGTTTATATGCTCAATATATAACTAACAAAATACAAAATGCTAATTCCACTGAAGAGATAGATCTTATACTAAAAAAGAGTAATATTGAAGAAAATGCTAAGATGTACTATTTGAAAAGTATTGAAAATAGCGTTAGTCCTGATAAATACTACGCTCTTCCAGTATTTGGAAAGAAAATAATTATGAGTGGGAAAGAACTTATAGATTACGTAAAAAAATTAAATTTAGAAGATATCAAAAATCTCAAAATAACTCCAGTATCTTTTAATGAGGTGGCACTTGTAGTTCCTGCACCTCAGTGTGGAAAGATGCCTCTTGAGGGAAGTAAGATAGAAATTTATGATAGAAAAAATGCCAGTATGGAACCTATACCTGGTATTGTAAATTCTTCCTATGTAATATTGAGTGATATTAACTACGAAGAAATTAAAAATGTATCTGGTATATTAAGTGAGGATGGCGATACCACCTCACTCACGGATATATCTAAAATCAAATATTCCTTGCAAAACGTTCCTGGAGTGCTCTATGCAACAGCTGCAGGTAAGTTAGATTACTACAAAATAATAAATAAATTTGGTAGGTATGGGGAAAAATTAAATAAGATTACATCAGATACACAGATATTTGATAAAAATGCAGAATATCTATTGATAGTTTCCGTCCCATCAGATGATATATCTAAACTACTATCTATAAAAGATATATATATAGCAATAGAAAAGTGA
- the alaS gene encoding alanine--tRNA ligase, producing the protein MRTDHNYKVKLFEEKGFVRKKCEKCGQYFWTLDENRKTCGDSPCDMYSFIGNPITNKKYSYTEMVRTFLKFFEKHGHTPVKRYPVTARRWRDDILLTIASIAVFQPWVTKGIVDPVANPLVIAQPCIRLNDIDNVGRTGRHLTSFTMGGHHAFNKEDKEIYWTDRTVELCFNFMKELGIPEESLTFVESWWEGGGNAGPCYEVISHGVELATLVFMKYEKVGNTYKEMPLKIVDTGYGIERYLWVSHGTPTVYDALFGNIIEKLKESAKNIPGESLDMEEILKESATLAGLMNIEDIGDLKVLRKEVAKRLNMDVEKLDRILTPMEYIYAIGDHTRCLAFMLGDGIVPSNVKDGYLARLILRKTLRYMDRVGITLSLGEIVDLHLKELKELYPELLEMRDYIMDVIEVEEERYRETVSRGRGIVERLLKSKKKISTEDLIELYDSKGIPPEVVVDVVKEIEKDVKVDIPDNFYTLVAKRHERKRSEEKEKKKRDLPPVDEDIEKTQLLFYKYPKMSEFEGKILKIVGNYVILDKTLFYPEGGGQKCDTGTLGDRKVLDVQKKDGIVYHKLSSVEGLKEGDVVKGVIDWERRINLMRNHTATHIINAASQMVLGKHVWQTGSDVDLEKGRLDITHYKRISREELKKIEELANKIVLENIPVRSTFMDRNEAEQKYGFRIYQGGVVPGNTLRIVEIENVDVEACGGTHCESTLEVGYIKILRSERVQDGVERLVYTSGINTVREVSIMEDILLKSSEILGIPVEKLPKTVERFFKEWKKQKKIIEELEEKIGEYKRYMLMNKFKKMGRYQVLIEEVEGTPKELMTTADNLVGKNSIVILLNRDGYILCKCGKDVDIDMVDLLRVVGKGGGRKNLAQGKYLGDIEEVKKKLEREIEKMIGGLRDLAQRM; encoded by the coding sequence ATGAGAACCGATCATAACTACAAGGTAAAACTTTTTGAGGAAAAGGGATTTGTAAGAAAGAAATGTGAAAAGTGCGGCCAGTACTTCTGGACGTTAGATGAGAATAGAAAAACCTGTGGAGACAGTCCCTGTGATATGTACTCCTTCATTGGAAATCCTATAACCAATAAGAAATACTCCTATACTGAAATGGTAAGGACATTTTTAAAGTTCTTCGAGAAGCATGGACATACGCCTGTAAAGAGATACCCTGTAACTGCAAGGAGATGGAGGGATGATATACTACTAACTATAGCTTCTATTGCAGTATTTCAACCATGGGTTACAAAGGGCATAGTGGATCCTGTGGCGAACCCCTTGGTAATAGCTCAGCCCTGTATTAGGTTGAACGACATAGACAACGTTGGGAGGACTGGAAGACATCTAACATCCTTTACAATGGGCGGACATCACGCCTTTAATAAAGAAGATAAGGAGATCTACTGGACAGATAGGACTGTAGAACTCTGTTTTAACTTTATGAAGGAGTTAGGTATTCCCGAAGAATCTTTAACCTTCGTAGAGAGTTGGTGGGAAGGAGGAGGAAATGCAGGGCCATGTTATGAGGTAATTTCCCATGGTGTAGAGTTGGCCACCTTGGTATTTATGAAATACGAGAAAGTAGGAAATACTTATAAAGAGATGCCCTTGAAGATAGTGGATACAGGATACGGGATAGAGAGATACCTCTGGGTATCCCATGGAACACCTACTGTATATGACGCCCTATTCGGTAATATTATTGAGAAGTTAAAAGAGAGTGCTAAGAATATTCCTGGAGAATCCCTGGATATGGAAGAGATATTAAAGGAGAGTGCTACACTTGCAGGCCTTATGAACATCGAAGACATAGGAGATCTGAAGGTGCTTAGAAAGGAGGTTGCTAAAAGACTCAATATGGATGTAGAAAAGTTAGATAGGATACTTACTCCTATGGAGTATATATATGCCATAGGAGATCATACGAGATGTTTAGCCTTTATGTTGGGAGATGGTATAGTCCCATCTAATGTTAAGGATGGCTACTTGGCAAGGCTCATCCTGAGAAAAACCCTCAGATATATGGATAGAGTGGGTATTACTCTTTCCCTTGGAGAGATAGTAGATCTCCACCTTAAGGAGCTAAAGGAACTCTATCCAGAACTACTTGAGATGAGAGACTACATAATGGATGTAATTGAGGTAGAGGAAGAGAGGTATAGAGAGACTGTAAGTAGAGGCAGAGGTATAGTGGAGAGACTCCTGAAATCGAAAAAGAAAATATCTACTGAGGATCTAATAGAACTGTACGACAGTAAGGGGATACCGCCAGAGGTTGTAGTTGATGTTGTCAAGGAAATCGAAAAGGATGTTAAAGTAGATATTCCAGATAACTTCTATACCTTAGTTGCTAAGAGACATGAAAGAAAAAGATCTGAAGAGAAGGAGAAAAAGAAGAGGGATCTACCTCCAGTGGACGAAGATATCGAAAAAACCCAACTACTGTTCTACAAGTATCCAAAGATGAGTGAATTTGAAGGTAAGATATTGAAGATAGTAGGTAACTATGTTATCTTAGATAAAACCCTCTTCTATCCTGAAGGAGGAGGGCAGAAATGTGATACTGGAACTCTTGGAGATCGAAAGGTTTTAGATGTGCAAAAGAAGGACGGTATAGTATATCATAAACTCTCCAGTGTAGAGGGGCTAAAGGAGGGGGATGTAGTAAAAGGGGTTATAGATTGGGAGAGAAGAATCAACTTAATGAGAAACCATACTGCAACTCATATTATTAATGCAGCATCCCAGATGGTACTGGGAAAACATGTATGGCAGACAGGATCTGACGTAGATCTTGAGAAGGGGAGGTTGGATATAACCCACTATAAGAGAATTTCCAGAGAGGAATTAAAGAAGATAGAAGAATTAGCAAATAAGATTGTATTGGAAAATATACCTGTAAGATCTACTTTCATGGATAGAAATGAGGCGGAACAGAAGTATGGGTTTAGGATATATCAGGGAGGTGTTGTACCAGGAAATACGTTGAGAATAGTGGAGATAGAGAATGTTGATGTAGAAGCTTGTGGAGGTACCCACTGTGAGAGTACCTTAGAAGTAGGATATATAAAAATACTTAGAAGTGAGAGGGTACAGGACGGTGTAGAGAGGTTGGTATACACAAGCGGTATAAATACTGTTAGAGAAGTAAGTATCATGGAGGATATATTACTTAAGTCTTCGGAAATACTTGGGATACCTGTTGAGAAGTTACCTAAGACTGTAGAGAGGTTCTTCAAGGAGTGGAAGAAACAGAAGAAGATTATAGAGGAGCTGGAAGAGAAGATCGGAGAATATAAGAGATATATGTTGATGAATAAGTTTAAAAAGATGGGAAGGTATCAGGTGTTAATAGAAGAGGTAGAGGGTACTCCAAAGGAACTTATGACAACTGCAGATAACTTAGTAGGGAAAAATTCTATTGTGATTCTCCTCAACAGAGATGGGTATATACTATGTAAATGTGGTAAAGATGTAGATATTGATATGGTTGATCTACTAAGGGTCGTTGGAAAGGGGGGAGGGAGAAAGAATTTAGCCCAGGGTAAATACTTAGGGGATATTGAAGAGGTAAAAAAGAAATTGGAAAGAGAGATAGAGAAGATGATAGGGGGACTTAGAGATTTAGCCCAGAGAATGTGA
- the npdG gene encoding NADPH-dependent F420 reductase yields the protein MKIAILGGTGEQGFGLALRLAKNYEIIIGSRSREKAEESAERIKKILSSKKISYRNVIGMENREASREGDIVILSIPYQHTISTIKNLREELKGKIVVSIGVPLAGIIGDKPTRVILPPEGSVAEMVQQYLKDSKVVSAFQNVSAKVLECIDEPVDCDILICGDNEEAKRKVIEVVNSIEGCKGIDCGELEMSRYVEQITPILIGLNIKYKLKGSGIRITGLRM from the coding sequence ATGAAGATAGCAATACTTGGAGGTACTGGAGAGCAAGGTTTTGGACTGGCCCTTAGACTGGCAAAGAATTACGAGATAATTATTGGTTCAAGGAGTAGAGAGAAGGCAGAGGAATCTGCAGAGCGTATAAAAAAGATACTATCCTCAAAGAAGATTTCCTACAGGAATGTTATTGGTATGGAGAATAGGGAGGCTTCTCGGGAGGGGGATATAGTTATACTCTCCATACCTTATCAGCATACAATCTCTACCATAAAGAATCTAAGAGAGGAGTTAAAGGGTAAAATCGTCGTATCTATAGGAGTACCGCTTGCAGGTATAATTGGGGATAAACCTACAAGGGTAATACTACCTCCAGAGGGCTCAGTTGCTGAGATGGTACAACAGTATTTAAAGGATTCTAAGGTTGTCAGTGCATTTCAGAATGTATCTGCAAAGGTGTTGGAGTGTATAGATGAACCTGTAGACTGTGATATATTGATATGTGGAGATAATGAAGAAGCGAAGAGGAAGGTAATAGAGGTTGTAAACAGTATAGAAGGATGTAAAGGAATAGACTGCGGGGAACTGGAGATGTCCAGATATGTGGAACAGATAACACCTATTCTAATAGGTTTGAATATAAAGTATAAGTTAAAGGGTAGTGGAATAAGGATAACAGGATTAAGGATGTAG
- a CDS encoding class III signal peptide-containing protein has translation MRGQISLEFSIIFLALLIVVIISTIIPSMYGYGRLVETSLASLGHGALSKLKTNIEMLSVLDPDSRIVVYIRSPPGVWEIDDHNITLRGDGFTISTRCDINLNSNVRYYNRTNLSVIEIHLEKVNDTTININWT, from the coding sequence ATGAGAGGACAAATATCCTTGGAGTTTTCAATAATATTTCTTGCACTGTTAATCGTCGTGATTATATCTACTATAATTCCAAGTATGTATGGATATGGAAGACTAGTAGAAACCTCTCTAGCAAGTTTAGGACATGGGGCCCTATCTAAACTTAAGACGAACATAGAAATGTTATCGGTATTAGATCCAGACTCAAGAATAGTTGTATATATAAGGAGTCCTCCTGGGGTTTGGGAAATAGATGATCACAATATAACCCTGAGAGGTGATGGATTTACCATATCCACGAGATGTGATATAAATCTAAATTCAAATGTTAGGTATTATAATAGAACAAATCTAAGTGTAATTGAAATACATCTGGAAAAAGTAAACGACACCACCATTAATATAAACTGGACGTAA
- a CDS encoding aspartate kinase has translation MVTVMKFGGTSIGDGKRMRHVAKIVTDKKKKDKDVVVVTSAMTQITNSLIDISKEALDVRDIKRINNFVEDIKKKHEEAIEDAIKSENIKRDVRKTIYNLIDELEKVLIGVAYLGELTPKSRDYILSFGERLSAPILSGAIKDLGYSSTYLTGGEAGIITDENYGCARPIRLEVKEKVGPLLREGIIPVITGFIGSTEKGNITTLGRGGSDYSAALVGADLDADIVEIWTDVSGILTSDPRIVKNVKRIPRMSYIEAMELAYFGAKVLHPRTIEPLMEKNIPLRIKNTFDPENEGTLITNSKEESNNIIKAITAIKDVFLINIFGAGMVGVSGTAARIFSALGRADANVILISQGSSETNISIVVYGDGEEAERCLKELRGEFKNSNLIRDISIDMDIAVVSAVGAGMKGSRGIAGRLFTAVAESGANIKMIAQGSSEVNISFVIGENELQRCLQTLHDTFIK, from the coding sequence ATGGTTACTGTAATGAAATTTGGGGGAACATCCATAGGAGATGGTAAAAGGATGAGACACGTGGCGAAGATAGTGACTGATAAAAAAAAGAAGGATAAAGACGTAGTTGTTGTAACATCTGCAATGACCCAGATAACAAACTCCCTTATAGATATATCCAAGGAGGCATTAGATGTAAGAGATATTAAAAGGATAAACAACTTTGTAGAGGATATAAAGAAAAAACATGAAGAAGCTATTGAAGATGCCATTAAAAGTGAAAATATAAAGAGGGATGTAAGAAAAACGATATACAACCTAATAGACGAGTTGGAAAAGGTGCTCATTGGAGTTGCCTATCTTGGAGAACTTACACCAAAATCTAGGGACTATATTCTATCCTTTGGAGAGAGGTTATCTGCACCTATACTCAGTGGAGCTATAAAGGATCTTGGATACTCCTCTACCTATCTTACAGGGGGAGAGGCAGGTATAATAACTGATGAAAACTATGGCTGTGCCAGGCCTATCAGATTAGAGGTTAAAGAAAAAGTAGGACCTCTGTTGAGAGAAGGTATTATTCCAGTGATAACAGGGTTTATAGGTAGTACTGAAAAGGGAAATATTACAACCTTAGGAAGGGGAGGTAGTGATTACTCTGCAGCGTTAGTTGGTGCAGATTTAGATGCAGATATAGTAGAGATATGGACAGATGTGAGTGGAATATTGACCTCTGATCCAAGGATAGTTAAAAATGTTAAGAGGATACCGAGAATGTCCTACATAGAGGCGATGGAACTAGCATACTTTGGAGCCAAGGTTCTACATCCAAGGACTATAGAACCTCTTATGGAGAAGAATATACCCTTAAGGATCAAAAATACATTTGATCCAGAAAACGAAGGGACACTAATTACAAATAGCAAGGAGGAGAGTAACAACATAATAAAGGCTATAACTGCAATAAAGGACGTATTTCTGATAAACATATTTGGGGCAGGGATGGTAGGAGTAAGTGGGACTGCTGCTAGGATATTCTCTGCACTGGGCAGGGCAGATGCCAACGTAATACTTATAAGTCAGGGATCTTCTGAGACAAATATATCTATAGTGGTATATGGAGATGGAGAAGAAGCTGAGAGATGTTTAAAGGAGCTTAGGGGAGAGTTTAAAAATAGTAACCTTATAAGGGATATATCCATAGATATGGATATTGCTGTAGTCTCTGCAGTTGGAGCGGGGATGAAGGGATCTCGGGGAATTGCGGGGAGACTATTTACAGCAGTTGCAGAAAGTGGAGCAAATATAAAGATGATAGCCCAAGGGTCTTCAGAGGTGAATATCTCCTTTGTAATAGGGGAGAACGAGTTGCAGAGATGTCTTCAAACATTGCATGATACCTTTATAAAGTAA
- a CDS encoding 2-isopropylmalate synthase has translation MVKILDTTLRDGEQTPGVSLNPHEKLEIAIKLDDLGVDIIEAGSAITSKGEREGIKAITSQGLKAEICSFTRAMTVDIDYALECNVDGVHLVVPVSDIHIKHKLRKTREETLKCALDAVEYAKDHGLIVELSGEDATRSDIDFLIELFKKGVEVGADRVCVCDTVGVLTPERSYDLFKRICGEISVPVSVHCHNDFGMATANTLSAIRGGAQECHLTINGIGERAGNASLEEVVMALHILYNIKTNIKTEKLYEVSRVVSRLMKIPVPPNKAIVGDNAFAHEAGIHVDGLIKNNQTYEPIPPEMVGNRRRIILGKHSGKAALKYKLDLMGVSLSKEEFEKVYERIKNLGDLGKYISDVDLKTIINEVRGESPERKIQLDELTVVSGNKITPVASIRLKFSGDRKEEQLIETSFGVGPVDAAINAIRKALSSVADITLEEYHVRSIGSGTDAFVEVTVKLRRGHEVVEVKSQQEDIIRASVDAVMEGINLLI, from the coding sequence ATGGTGAAGATCTTAGATACAACTTTGAGAGATGGAGAGCAAACTCCAGGTGTATCCCTAAACCCCCATGAGAAGTTAGAGATAGCCATAAAACTCGACGACTTAGGAGTAGATATAATAGAGGCTGGAAGTGCTATAACCTCTAAAGGAGAGAGGGAAGGAATAAAAGCGATAACTTCTCAGGGATTGAAGGCTGAGATATGTTCCTTTACCAGGGCCATGACTGTGGACATAGATTATGCCTTGGAGTGTAATGTAGATGGTGTCCATCTCGTAGTTCCTGTGTCAGATATACATATAAAGCACAAACTGAGAAAAACGAGAGAGGAAACCCTTAAATGCGCATTAGATGCTGTAGAGTATGCGAAGGATCACGGTCTAATTGTGGAACTCTCAGGGGAAGACGCTACTAGAAGTGATATTGATTTTCTAATAGAGTTGTTCAAGAAAGGTGTAGAGGTAGGTGCAGATAGGGTCTGTGTATGTGATACTGTAGGAGTACTTACTCCAGAGAGATCCTACGATCTCTTTAAAAGAATATGTGGGGAGATATCCGTACCTGTATCTGTCCACTGTCATAACGACTTCGGTATGGCAACTGCAAATACTCTATCTGCAATACGAGGAGGTGCTCAAGAGTGTCATTTAACTATCAACGGTATAGGGGAGAGGGCCGGAAATGCCTCCTTAGAGGAGGTTGTAATGGCACTCCATATACTTTATAATATAAAAACCAATATAAAAACTGAGAAACTATACGAGGTATCAAGAGTGGTATCTAGACTTATGAAAATACCTGTACCTCCAAATAAGGCTATAGTAGGAGACAATGCCTTTGCTCATGAGGCAGGAATACATGTAGATGGACTTATAAAGAACAATCAGACTTATGAACCTATACCTCCTGAGATGGTTGGAAATAGAAGGAGAATCATACTTGGGAAGCACAGTGGTAAGGCGGCACTTAAGTATAAATTGGATCTTATGGGAGTGTCTTTAAGTAAGGAGGAGTTTGAGAAGGTGTATGAGAGGATAAAGAACCTTGGAGATCTTGGTAAGTATATATCTGATGTAGATCTTAAGACTATAATAAACGAGGTCAGAGGGGAGTCTCCTGAAAGGAAGATACAGTTAGATGAACTTACAGTGGTATCAGGTAACAAGATAACACCTGTTGCATCCATTAGATTGAAGTTCTCTGGAGATAGAAAAGAGGAACAACTTATAGAGACATCATTTGGAGTAGGTCCGGTGGATGCGGCAATAAATGCTATTAGGAAGGCTCTAAGTAGCGTTGCAGATATAACCCTTGAGGAGTACCACGTTAGATCTATAGGTAGTGGAACAGATGCCTTTGTAGAGGTAACAGTTAAACTTAGGAGGGGGCATGAAGTAGTTGAAGTAAAGAGCCAGCAGGAAGATATAATAAGGGCTTCAGTGGATGCAGTGATGGAAGGAATAAATCTTCTTATTTAA